The following proteins come from a genomic window of Bactrocera tryoni isolate S06 chromosome 1, CSIRO_BtryS06_freeze2, whole genome shotgun sequence:
- the LOC120774893 gene encoding ubiquitin domain-containing protein 1, translating to MGGCIGIHSTDNETVSVSSASLSRPPTGGGGAQMGPSRKNRPLCNETIRWRSDVPLTEGQLRSKRDEFWDTAPAFDGRKEIWDALRAATNAAEELNFEMAQAILDGANISVPNGYLTECYDELGTQYKVPIYCLSYPINIVKEENGRDSPAEFSEPVDGGTEVFLKLRISSTMLDVKLPVYSKDTVGQCKKKLQAVEGIDACCQRWFYSGKLLGDKVPIDECNIQNGYVVQVIVNTEHYNHDSSTIIPVAS from the exons ATGGGTGGTTGCATTGGCATACACAGCACCGACAATGAGACAGTTAGTGTGTCTTCAGCGAGTTTATCGAGGCCACCGACAGGCGGGG GCGGCGCCCAAATGGGTCCATCGCGTAAAAATCGCCCACTGTGCAATGAGACAATACGCTGGCGTTCCGATGTGCCATTGACGGAGGGTCAACTACGTTCCAAACGTGACGAATTCTGGGATACTGCGCCGGCGTTCGACGGTCGCAAAGAAATTTGGGATGCGCTGCGGGCAGCCACAAACGCGGCGGAGGAGTTAAATTTCGAAATGGCGCAGGCAATACTTGACGGAGCGAATATATCGGTGCCCAATGG TTACCTCACAGAATGCTACGATGAACTTGGCACACAATACAAAGTGCCAATATACTGTCTATCCTATCCTATAAATATCGTTAAAGAAGAGAATGGACGTGATTCACCAGCGGAATTCTCAGAGCCCGTCGACGGTGGCACTGAAGTATTCCTTAAACTGCGAATATCGTCCACAATGTTGGATGTCAAACTACCAGTATATTCAAAAGACACTGTGGGACAGTGCAAAAAGAAATTGCAG GCTGTGGAAGGCATCGACGCCTGCTGTCAGCGTTGGTTCTACAGTGGCAAATTACTTGGCGACAAAGTGCCCATAGACGAGTGCAACATACAGAACGGCTATGTCGTACAGGTCATTGTCAATACGGAGCATTACAACCACGATAGCAGCACAATTATACCGGTTGCGAGCTAG